The Flavobacteriaceae bacterium 3519-10 genome includes a window with the following:
- a CDS encoding Ribosomal RNA small subunit methyltransferase E, with amino-acid sequence MNFQTFRYQLLHDMILRKVLPQNLFDMKLFYGEIFPEVKINEEEQQHILKVLRMRDGEEISVTDGKGNLATGKLITEGKKVSLNVSETHQNLPNFSTQLHIAIAPTKNIDRIEFFLEKATEMAVSEVTILQTEKTERKNLNIDKLRKQSVSASKQSLRYHFPKVNDITKFSDFIKNLDPETTFVAHCNESLERFNLKDIQPQKHTTFLIGPEGDFSEKEINMLADKGIKAVSLGNQRLRTETAGIFVAAWNYQKMMD; translated from the coding sequence GTGAATTTTCAGACCTTTCGGTATCAGCTACTGCACGATATGATATTGAGGAAAGTTTTACCACAAAACCTGTTTGATATGAAGCTTTTTTACGGCGAGATCTTTCCGGAAGTAAAAATTAATGAGGAAGAGCAGCAGCACATTTTGAAAGTTCTGCGGATGCGCGACGGCGAGGAAATTTCGGTCACGGACGGAAAAGGAAATCTGGCGACCGGCAAGCTGATTACCGAAGGCAAAAAAGTTTCGCTTAATGTGAGCGAGACGCACCAAAATCTCCCAAATTTCTCAACACAGCTCCACATTGCTATTGCGCCGACCAAAAATATCGACAGGATAGAATTTTTCCTCGAAAAAGCGACCGAAATGGCGGTGTCGGAGGTGACAATCCTGCAAACTGAAAAAACAGAAAGGAAAAATCTAAACATTGATAAGCTCAGAAAACAAAGTGTTTCCGCTTCCAAACAGAGCCTTAGATACCATTTCCCTAAAGTTAACGACATCACGAAATTTTCGGACTTTATTAAAAATCTTGACCCCGAAACCACTTTTGTCGCGCACTGTAACGAGAGCCTCGAACGGTTTAATTTAAAAGATATTCAGCCGCAAAAGCACACCACTTTTCTGATTGGTCCGGAAGGCGATTTCTCGGAGAAGGAAATTAACATGCTGGCTGACAAAGGAATAAAGGCAGTTTCGCTGGGAAATCAAAGGCTCAGGACCGAAACCGCAGGAATTTTTGTGGCGGCGTGGAATTATCAAAAAATGATGGATTAA
- a CDS encoding Nitric oxide-dependent regulator DnrN or NorA, whose amino-acid sequence MLTQEKTIGDFVAENFRTAEVFKKYHIDFCCKGGRTVEEACDKKNVNAEDIYRELEEITKEKSSDIDFNSWPLDLLADYVEKTHHRYVEEKTAMLIPYLSKLCKVHGDRHPELFEINELFLGSAQDLAAHMKKEELILFPFIKKMVAAKRSGEKIEKPHFGTVENPVAMMKDEHEAEGDRFVKISELTNGYQFPEDACGTYQVTFKMLEDFENDLHKHIHLENNILFPKAIELEKMF is encoded by the coding sequence ATGCTCACACAGGAAAAAACCATAGGCGATTTCGTAGCAGAAAATTTCAGAACTGCCGAAGTCTTTAAAAAATATCATATCGATTTCTGCTGCAAAGGCGGAAGAACTGTTGAAGAAGCGTGCGATAAGAAAAACGTAAACGCCGAAGATATCTACCGCGAACTAGAGGAAATTACGAAAGAAAAATCTTCAGATATCGATTTCAACTCATGGCCGCTGGATCTGCTGGCAGATTACGTTGAAAAAACCCATCACCGTTACGTAGAAGAAAAAACGGCGATGCTGATTCCTTATTTAAGCAAACTCTGCAAAGTGCATGGCGACCGTCATCCGGAACTGTTTGAGATCAACGAACTTTTCCTTGGAAGTGCGCAGGATCTGGCTGCTCATATGAAGAAAGAAGAACTAATTTTGTTTCCGTTCATCAAAAAGATGGTGGCGGCGAAAAGAAGCGGTGAAAAGATTGAGAAACCGCACTTCGGAACTGTAGAAAATCCGGTTGCGATGATGAAAGACGAGCATGAAGCTGAAGGTGACCGTTTCGTGAAGATTTCTGAGCTGACGAACGGGTATCAGTTCCCGGAGGACGCCTGCGGAACTTATCAGGTAACTTTCAAGATGCTTGAAGATTTCGAAAACGATCTTCACAAACATATCCACCTCGAAAACAATATCCTGTTCCCTAAAGCAATCGAGCTTGAAAAAATGTTCTAA
- a CDS encoding tRNA (Guanosine18-2'-O-) -methyltransferase gives MLFGARFARATSAVISERQALTALAPPNKKHYFCPMNDQQTFDYLKQFLTDERLAKIEHYAPESSGFVLPVMEDIFQFRNAAAIVRSVEACGFHKIVAMESENEFNPNLRVTKGAETWVEVEKMPHNLESLTEIKNRGYKILAVSPEKNATMLPDYQLKEPVALVFGTEKEGVTEEILDFADETVAIPMYGFTRSFNVSVAAAICFYELKQKLIRSNIDYKLSEEKLWEIKVRWAKNSIASGEQILAKYRSDQKS, from the coding sequence GTGCTTTTTGGCGCTCGCTTCGCTCGCGCCACTTCCGCCGTGATCTCAGAACGTCAAGCTCTAACAGCGCTCGCGCCGCCCAACAAAAAACATTATTTTTGCCCAATGAACGATCAGCAAACCTTCGATTATCTCAAGCAGTTTCTAACCGACGAACGTCTCGCGAAAATAGAGCATTACGCGCCCGAAAGTTCCGGTTTTGTGCTCCCCGTGATGGAAGATATCTTTCAGTTTAGAAATGCTGCGGCGATTGTACGGTCAGTTGAAGCATGTGGATTTCATAAAATCGTTGCGATGGAAAGCGAGAACGAGTTCAACCCAAACCTGCGCGTAACCAAAGGCGCAGAAACGTGGGTAGAGGTGGAAAAAATGCCGCACAATCTCGAATCTTTGACGGAAATTAAAAACCGTGGGTATAAAATTCTTGCGGTTTCACCCGAGAAAAATGCAACAATGCTCCCGGATTATCAGCTAAAGGAGCCGGTAGCGTTGGTATTTGGCACCGAGAAAGAAGGCGTAACGGAAGAAATCCTCGATTTCGCTGATGAAACCGTCGCCATTCCGATGTATGGCTTTACCAGAAGTTTTAATGTTTCGGTTGCCGCCGCGATTTGTTTTTACGAATTAAAACAGAAATTAATCCGCTCCAATATTGATTATAAACTTTCTGAGGAAAAACTGTGGGAAATTAAAGTGCGTTGGGCAAAGAATTCAATTGCAAGCGGTGAACAGATTTTGGCCAAATACCGGTCTGACCAAAAAAGTTAA
- a CDS encoding probable transcriptional regulator: MNYQLDEIDKKILDFLVENTRMPFTEIAKQMEVSAGTIHVRVKKMEDAGIILGSSLNIDYAKLDYHFTAFIGILLTKSNRTQEVLKELTTIPNVIEASVISGKYNIFCKVRAKNTEDAKRIIYQIDDIQDVMRTESMISMQEYMSDKNRLIDAVSI, encoded by the coding sequence ATGAACTATCAATTAGACGAAATAGATAAAAAAATCCTGGATTTTTTAGTGGAAAACACCAGAATGCCTTTTACCGAAATCGCAAAACAAATGGAAGTTTCAGCAGGAACCATCCACGTCCGCGTTAAAAAAATGGAAGATGCGGGAATTATTTTAGGATCCTCACTGAACATTGATTATGCCAAGTTAGATTACCACTTCACTGCTTTCATCGGTATTCTACTTACTAAATCGAACCGTACACAAGAAGTTCTGAAAGAATTAACTACCATTCCTAACGTTATCGAAGCCAGCGTAATCTCAGGAAAATACAATATCTTCTGTAAAGTGAGAGCTAAAAATACTGAAGACGCGAAGCGTATTATTTACCAGATCGACGATATTCAGGACGTTATGCGTACTGAAAGTATGATCTCGATGCAGGAATATATGTCAGACAAAAACCGATTGATCGACGCGGTTTCTATCTAA
- a CDS encoding Transketolase, N-terminal section, producing the protein MAFGAFCLKIMLSAPAKNLYFSGQNKSYIMSKSIEELKSLTTQIRRDIIRMVHAVNSGHPGGSLGCTEFFTALYGKVLNYKFPFTMEGRGEDLFFLSNGHISPVFYSTLARFGFFPVEELKTFRKLDSRLQGHPTTHEGLPGVRVASGSLGQGLSVAIGAALAKKMDGDDALVYTLHGDGELQEGQVWEALMFAAHNKVDNLIATIDYNNRQIDGDVDDVLSLGDLHAKLEAFGWKVINEKNGNDLETVIAILERAKAETGNGKPVVIILNTEMGFGIDYMMGSHSWHGKAPNDEQLALGIKQLYLEAPADY; encoded by the coding sequence GTGGCTTTCGGGGCCTTCTGTTTGAAGATAATGCTTTCAGCGCCCGCCAAAAATTTGTACTTTAGCGGGCAAAATAAATCATACATAATGAGCAAAAGTATTGAGGAGTTGAAATCTCTTACAACGCAAATCCGAAGAGACATTATTAGAATGGTACATGCGGTGAATTCCGGCCATCCGGGTGGCAGCCTGGGTTGCACCGAGTTTTTTACCGCTCTTTATGGGAAGGTGCTGAACTATAAATTTCCTTTCACGATGGAAGGTCGTGGCGAGGATCTTTTTTTCCTTTCCAATGGGCATATTTCACCCGTGTTCTACTCTACCCTCGCTAGATTCGGATTTTTCCCGGTTGAGGAACTTAAAACTTTCAGGAAACTCGACTCCAGACTTCAGGGCCACCCGACTACACATGAGGGTCTTCCGGGCGTTCGGGTAGCTTCCGGCTCATTAGGTCAGGGCCTCTCGGTTGCAATTGGTGCTGCTCTCGCAAAAAAGATGGATGGTGATGACGCTTTGGTTTACACCCTTCACGGTGATGGTGAACTTCAGGAAGGTCAGGTTTGGGAAGCTTTAATGTTTGCCGCTCATAATAAAGTAGACAATCTAATTGCTACAATAGATTATAACAACCGCCAGATTGACGGTGACGTAGATGATGTTTTGAGCCTTGGTGATCTTCACGCAAAACTTGAAGCTTTCGGATGGAAAGTAATTAACGAAAAAAACGGCAACGACCTCGAAACCGTTATTGCAATTCTGGAACGTGCTAAAGCTGAAACCGGCAACGGCAAACCTGTGGTGATCATTCTGAATACTGAGATGGGCTTCGGCATTGATTATATGATGGGTTCACACTCGTGGCACGGAAAAGCGCCAAATGATGAGCAACTTGCGCTTGGCATCAAGCAGCTCTATCTTGAAGCGCCTGCAGACTACTAA
- a CDS encoding rrf2 family protein (putative transcriptional regulator), protein MFSKACEYGIKAAIYIAQQSQLNRTVNVKDVALSIDAPVAFTAKILQLLCREEILQSVRGKQGGFFFSEEKQRQFRIYDLVTRIDGDGLFTQCGLGLQRCSSENPCPVHNDFKIVRDRLFEMTSKHTFFDLALKTQSGLAWLKN, encoded by the coding sequence ATGTTTTCAAAAGCGTGCGAATATGGCATCAAGGCCGCGATTTATATCGCACAGCAAAGCCAGCTGAACCGCACGGTTAACGTGAAGGATGTCGCATTGTCAATCGATGCACCGGTGGCTTTTACGGCTAAAATTCTGCAATTGCTTTGTCGTGAAGAAATCCTTCAGTCGGTTCGTGGGAAACAGGGCGGTTTTTTTTTCAGCGAAGAAAAGCAGAGGCAGTTCCGCATTTATGATCTTGTGACACGCATAGATGGCGACGGTCTTTTTACGCAATGCGGATTGGGATTGCAACGCTGTTCATCAGAAAATCCGTGTCCGGTACACAATGATTTTAAAATCGTTCGAGACAGGCTGTTCGAAATGACGAGTAAACATACTTTCTTCGATCTTGCTTTAAAAACCCAAAGTGGCCTCGCCTGGCTGAAAAATTAA
- a CDS encoding Transketolase, C-terminal section, which translates to MKFTYTEKKDTRSGFGAGLAELADNNPNVVALCADLIGSLKMEKFIEKAPERFIQVGIAEANMMGIAAGLTINGKIPFTGTFANFSTSRVYDQIRQSIAYSNKNVKICASHAGLTLGEDGATHQVLEDIGMMKMLPGMTVINTCDYNQTKAATLAIADFEGPVYLRFGRPVVPVFIPEDMPFEIGKGIMLQEGTDVTIVATGHLVWESLVAADELEKEGISCEVINIHTIKPLDEEIILKSVAKTGKIITAEEHNYLGGLGESVAGMLSRKRPTLQEFVAVNDTFGESATPAELMKKYEIDADAVKAAVKRIMAR; encoded by the coding sequence ATGAAATTTACATATACAGAAAAAAAAGATACACGGTCAGGCTTCGGAGCCGGACTCGCAGAATTAGCCGATAATAATCCCAATGTTGTGGCATTGTGCGCTGACCTCATCGGTTCGCTTAAGATGGAAAAATTTATCGAAAAAGCTCCTGAACGTTTCATTCAGGTAGGTATTGCCGAAGCCAACATGATGGGCATCGCTGCCGGTCTTACGATTAACGGCAAAATTCCGTTTACCGGAACGTTTGCGAACTTCTCTACATCCAGAGTTTACGACCAGATCCGCCAGTCGATTGCCTATTCCAACAAAAACGTGAAAATCTGCGCTTCGCACGCTGGTCTTACCTTAGGTGAAGACGGCGCAACACACCAGGTTCTAGAAGACATCGGAATGATGAAAATGCTTCCGGGAATGACCGTGATCAATACCTGCGATTATAACCAAACTAAAGCTGCAACATTGGCCATTGCCGATTTTGAAGGTCCTGTTTATCTGAGATTCGGGCGACCTGTGGTGCCGGTTTTCATTCCTGAAGACATGCCGTTTGAAATCGGTAAAGGAATTATGCTTCAGGAAGGTACGGATGTAACGATTGTGGCCACCGGACATTTGGTTTGGGAATCTTTGGTTGCGGCAGATGAGCTTGAAAAAGAAGGAATTTCATGTGAAGTAATCAACATCCATACAATCAAGCCGCTTGATGAAGAGATTATTCTTAAATCGGTAGCAAAAACAGGTAAAATTATAACCGCTGAAGAACACAACTATCTTGGTGGTTTGGGCGAATCGGTTGCAGGGATGCTTTCAAGAAAAAGACCTACCCTCCAGGAATTTGTGGCGGTTAATGATACCTTCGGAGAATCTGCAACGCCTGCAGAACTGATGAAGAAATATGAAATTGATGCAGATGCGGTTAAAGCAGCGGTAAAAAGAATAATGGCGAGATAG
- a CDS encoding L-asparaginase has translation MFLFNILCLNAVTAPRLERSSPPRRKREWKTETGAQIICHIFKYRIFEFMKRKVLLIYTGGTIGMEKDYDTGSLRAFDFGNIFDKMPEMNLIECEITVHPFKKPLDSSDMGPKEWKIIANYIGKNYEDYDGFLILHGTDTMSYTASALSFMLKNLRKPVILTGSQLPIGDLRTDAKENLLTSLYYASLYENDEAVIQEVTVYFEYKLLRGNRTLKYSAEYFDAYQSPNYPTLGQSGVHLNIEKDFLYRPKQDEEFSVDDHISRDVLFWRIFPGMHLDHFEEIPKMKVLILQVFGSGTIFNTRHTQQTLQLLRERGTEIVVVSQCVSGGVSFGKYSNSNIFNEIGAVSGHDMTAESAITKAMHLLDNPNYDGSFAENFAKNLCGEVSV, from the coding sequence TTGTTTTTATTTAACATACTTTGTTTAAATGCCGTCACCGCGCCCCGGCTTGAACGGAGCTCTCCGCCGCGGCGGAAGCGGGAGTGGAAGACGGAAACAGGCGCCCAAATAATCTGCCATATCTTTAAATACCGTATTTTTGAGTTTATGAAAAGAAAAGTTCTGCTGATCTATACCGGAGGAACCATCGGGATGGAAAAAGATTACGACACCGGTAGCCTGCGTGCATTCGATTTTGGAAATATTTTTGATAAAATGCCTGAAATGAATCTGATTGAGTGCGAAATTACGGTTCATCCTTTTAAAAAACCGCTCGACTCGTCGGATATGGGCCCAAAAGAGTGGAAAATCATCGCCAATTATATCGGTAAAAATTATGAGGATTACGACGGCTTCCTGATCCTTCACGGAACCGACACTATGTCTTACACCGCTTCAGCCCTAAGTTTTATGCTGAAGAATCTGCGCAAGCCCGTTATTCTAACCGGATCGCAACTCCCAATCGGCGATCTGCGTACCGACGCGAAAGAAAACCTTTTGACAAGCCTTTACTATGCAAGTTTATATGAAAACGACGAGGCCGTAATTCAGGAAGTCACGGTATATTTTGAGTACAAACTGTTGCGCGGAAACCGCACGCTGAAGTATTCGGCGGAATATTTTGATGCGTATCAAAGTCCGAATTACCCGACGCTGGGACAGTCTGGCGTCCATCTGAATATTGAAAAAGATTTCCTGTACCGACCAAAGCAAGATGAAGAATTCTCAGTTGACGACCATATTTCGCGTGACGTACTTTTCTGGCGCATATTCCCCGGCATGCACCTTGACCATTTCGAGGAGATTCCCAAAATGAAAGTACTGATCCTGCAGGTTTTTGGCTCCGGAACTATTTTCAACACCAGGCATACACAACAGACGCTACAGCTTCTGCGCGAACGAGGAACCGAAATCGTGGTTGTATCGCAGTGCGTCTCCGGTGGAGTAAGCTTCGGAAAGTATTCGAATTCAAATATTTTTAATGAAATCGGTGCTGTAAGTGGCCATGACATGACGGCGGAAAGCGCAATTACCAAAGCGATGCACCTTCTCGACAATCCGAATTATGACGGCTCGTTTGCTGAGAATTTCGCTAAAAATCTTTGCGGGGAAGTTTCTGTGTAA
- a CDS encoding Alanyl-tRNA synthetase, whose protein sequence is MTSQQIRQQFLDYFQSKGHLIVPSAPIVLKDDPTLMFSNSGMTQFKDYFLGYKDPKAPRIADTQKCLRVSGKHNDLDDVGRDTYHHTMFEMLGNWSFGDYFKEEAIGFAWELLTEVYKIPKEDLYVTVFEGDSVEDLARDQDAYNFWKKHIDEGRIINGNKKDNFWEMGESGPCGPCSEIHVDLRTAEEKGMVSALDLVNNDHPQVVEIWNLVFMEFNRKADGSLEKLPAQHVDTGMGFERLCMALQGKTSNYDTDVFTPLIQKVEEISGLRYTGILTDEKDIAIRVVVDHIRAVAFAIADGQLPSNGGAGYVIRRILRRAISYAYRFLGMKEAFLFELVGVLQTEMGSYFAELSRQQKLVTEVIKEEEISFLKTIELGLKRIDLVINDTISKNEKTLPGAAVFELYDTYGFPADLSRIIAEEQQLTIDEAGFNEEMAKQKQRSKKSSAQKVYDWVILEEKEQQFVGYDDTETETYITRYRKVENKDGEYYQIVLSKSPFYPEGGGQVGDHGILVPSYAKNFNIVSPQKFLDQLASENNSDRPSEVIEVLDTRKENNLIISLIKEMPKDAGAVFYAKVNRDERRNTQANHSVTHLLHEALREVLGTHVEQKGSFVGPEYLRFDFSHFAKLTDEELKLVEEKVNTKIKENISLEEFRNIPISEAMEKGAMALFGEKYGDNVRMIQFGTSRELCGGTHVRNTAEIGFFKIQSESSTAAGIRRIEAIAGDQATAYFNNLESQFKEISALLKTKDISKTVEKLLEENAALKSEIEAFKKEKAKAETGNWKNDFTESAGKKLLVKKVSLDSASVKDIVFQLKKEVAGSVIIIISDADGKPMITVGVSADLETQYHAGNIVKELAKEIQGGGGGNPGFATAGGKNLAGIDEAYNKALLI, encoded by the coding sequence ATGACTTCACAACAGATACGCCAGCAGTTTTTAGATTATTTTCAAAGCAAAGGACACCTCATCGTACCTTCAGCACCGATTGTTCTTAAAGATGATCCTACGCTCATGTTTTCCAACTCCGGAATGACGCAGTTTAAGGATTACTTTCTGGGTTATAAAGATCCTAAAGCACCGCGCATTGCCGACACACAGAAATGTCTTCGGGTATCCGGAAAGCATAACGATCTGGATGATGTTGGCCGCGATACCTATCACCACACGATGTTTGAGATGTTGGGTAACTGGTCGTTTGGCGATTATTTTAAAGAAGAAGCCATCGGTTTTGCCTGGGAACTGCTTACTGAAGTGTATAAAATTCCAAAGGAAGATCTGTACGTAACCGTATTTGAAGGCGACAGTGTTGAAGATCTTGCGCGCGACCAGGACGCTTATAATTTCTGGAAAAAACATATTGATGAAGGCCGCATTATCAACGGCAACAAGAAAGATAATTTCTGGGAGATGGGCGAGAGCGGACCTTGTGGACCGTGCTCTGAAATCCACGTCGATCTGAGGACGGCCGAGGAAAAGGGAATGGTTTCCGCACTGGATCTGGTAAATAATGATCATCCGCAGGTGGTGGAAATCTGGAATCTCGTTTTTATGGAATTCAACCGGAAAGCCGACGGCAGTCTGGAGAAGCTTCCTGCACAGCATGTGGATACAGGAATGGGCTTCGAACGTCTATGCATGGCCTTGCAGGGAAAAACATCCAATTACGATACCGATGTATTTACACCGCTTATTCAAAAAGTTGAGGAAATTTCCGGACTCCGATATACCGGAATATTAACCGACGAGAAAGATATCGCCATCCGCGTGGTGGTAGATCATATCCGTGCTGTAGCCTTTGCAATTGCTGATGGGCAGTTGCCTTCAAACGGGGGCGCGGGTTATGTAATCCGCAGGATTTTGCGCCGTGCGATATCGTACGCTTACCGTTTTCTGGGAATGAAGGAAGCTTTTCTGTTCGAACTGGTTGGCGTTTTGCAAACCGAAATGGGCAGTTACTTTGCGGAACTTTCTCGCCAGCAGAAACTGGTGACAGAGGTTATTAAAGAAGAAGAAATTTCTTTCCTCAAAACAATTGAACTTGGATTAAAGCGAATTGACTTGGTTATTAACGATACCATTTCGAAAAACGAAAAAACACTTCCCGGTGCTGCGGTTTTCGAGTTATATGATACGTACGGATTTCCGGCAGACCTATCAAGAATTATTGCCGAAGAACAGCAGCTTACAATCGATGAAGCCGGTTTCAACGAAGAAATGGCCAAGCAAAAGCAGCGTTCTAAAAAATCCTCAGCACAGAAAGTGTATGACTGGGTGATTCTTGAGGAAAAAGAGCAGCAATTCGTAGGTTACGACGACACTGAAACCGAAACTTACATTACGCGTTACCGCAAAGTTGAAAATAAAGACGGCGAATATTACCAGATTGTACTTTCCAAATCCCCTTTCTATCCGGAAGGCGGCGGACAGGTAGGCGACCACGGAATTCTTGTGCCGAGCTATGCTAAAAATTTCAATATCGTAAGTCCACAGAAATTTTTAGATCAGCTTGCTTCTGAAAATAATTCCGACCGTCCATCAGAGGTGATTGAAGTTTTGGATACCCGCAAAGAAAATAACCTTATTATATCTTTGATCAAAGAAATGCCCAAAGATGCAGGTGCAGTTTTCTATGCAAAAGTGAACCGCGATGAGCGCCGCAATACACAGGCAAATCACTCGGTAACGCACCTTTTGCACGAAGCATTGCGTGAAGTTTTAGGAACGCATGTGGAGCAGAAAGGTTCTTTTGTAGGGCCGGAATATCTTCGTTTCGATTTCTCGCATTTCGCGAAACTGACGGATGAAGAACTAAAGTTGGTTGAAGAAAAGGTAAATACGAAAATAAAAGAGAACATCTCACTTGAAGAATTCCGCAATATCCCAATTTCCGAAGCGATGGAAAAAGGCGCGATGGCGCTGTTCGGCGAAAAGTACGGCGATAATGTGAGAATGATCCAGTTCGGAACATCGCGTGAACTTTGTGGCGGAACCCACGTAAGAAACACCGCTGAAATTGGCTTTTTCAAGATTCAGAGCGAAAGTTCCACGGCAGCAGGAATCCGCAGAATTGAAGCGATCGCAGGTGATCAGGCGACGGCTTATTTCAATAATCTCGAATCTCAGTTTAAAGAGATTTCAGCATTGTTAAAAACCAAAGATATAAGCAAAACAGTTGAGAAATTGCTCGAAGAAAATGCCGCTTTAAAAAGTGAGATCGAAGCATTTAAAAAAGAGAAAGCCAAAGCAGAAACCGGTAACTGGAAGAATGATTTCACCGAAAGCGCAGGCAAAAAACTGCTCGTGAAGAAGGTTTCGTTAGATTCTGCCAGCGTTAAAGACATTGTATTTCAGCTTAAAAAAGAAGTTGCGGGCAGCGTGATCATCATCATTTCCGATGCTGATGGCAAACCTATGATTACTGTTGGAGTGTCTGCCGATCTGGAAACACAATATCACGCCGGAAACATCGTAAAAGAGTTGGCTAAAGAAATTCAGGGCGGCGGCGGCGGAAATCCCGGTTTCGCGACTGCAGGCGGTAAAAATTTAGCCGGAATTGATGAGGCGTACAACAAAGCACTTTTGATTTAA
- a CDS encoding GCN5-related N-acetyltransferase, producing the protein MDIRFLKASEADTELIRTLAEESWRAAYSDILSGEQIDYMLAEMYSASEITLQFSNPNYQYFLLFNENEAVGFIGFENHYKASTTKLHRLYLVPAAKGKGIGKAALTFLKKTVPESGDIKIILNVNKNNPAKSVYESQGFRVYTEAVTDIGNGFVMDDYLMECVL; encoded by the coding sequence ATGGACATCCGTTTTCTAAAAGCTTCCGAAGCAGATACCGAACTCATCCGCACGCTTGCAGAAGAATCGTGGCGTGCAGCGTACAGCGATATATTATCTGGAGAGCAAATCGATTATATGCTGGCGGAAATGTACTCAGCCAGCGAGATTACTTTACAGTTCAGTAATCCCAATTACCAGTATTTTCTACTATTTAATGAAAATGAAGCGGTCGGTTTTATAGGTTTCGAAAATCATTACAAAGCCTCTACCACCAAACTTCACAGGCTTTATTTAGTTCCGGCAGCGAAAGGAAAAGGCATCGGCAAAGCGGCGCTTACATTTCTTAAAAAAACAGTTCCCGAAAGTGGCGACATTAAGATAATTCTGAATGTAAATAAAAACAATCCCGCGAAATCTGTCTATGAATCGCAGGGTTTTCGGGTCTATACCGAGGCCGTTACCGATATCGGGAACGGTTTTGTGATGGATGATTATCTGATGGAATGCGTACTTTAA
- a CDS encoding probable O-sialoglycoprotein endopeptidase encodes MSESIILGIESSCDDTSAAIIRGNTILSNIAANQEIHNEYGGVVPELASRAHQQNIIPVVDAALSQANIQQKDISAVGFTRGPGLLGSLLVGTSFAKSLSMSLNVPLIEVNHLQAHILAHFIDDANEKSPAFPFLCLTVSGGHTMIVLVKDYFDMEIIGKTIDDAAGEAFDKIGKIFGLDYPAGPIVDRLAKTGDANAFKFNKPRLENYDYSFSGIKTSVLYFIQKEVKKNPSFIKENLADLCASVQKSIVEILMDKLEKAAKELNISEVAIAGGVSANSGLREAMRANMEKLGWNIYIPKFEYTTDNAAMIAMVAKLKFDRGEFSDLSVSATARYDIEESFTTKPV; translated from the coding sequence ATGAGCGAATCAATAATATTAGGGATCGAATCGTCGTGCGACGACACTTCGGCAGCCATCATCCGCGGGAACACAATTCTTTCAAATATCGCAGCCAACCAGGAAATACACAACGAATATGGCGGCGTAGTTCCCGAATTAGCATCACGGGCTCATCAGCAGAACATTATTCCGGTAGTGGATGCTGCCCTGAGCCAAGCAAATATACAACAAAAAGATATTTCGGCTGTAGGATTTACGCGTGGGCCGGGACTGCTGGGGTCGCTGCTTGTGGGAACATCTTTCGCAAAATCGCTCTCAATGAGCCTCAATGTTCCGCTGATTGAAGTTAACCATCTTCAGGCGCACATCCTCGCCCACTTCATTGATGATGCCAACGAAAAATCGCCTGCTTTTCCGTTTCTGTGTCTTACCGTTTCGGGTGGCCACACGATGATCGTGCTGGTAAAAGACTATTTTGATATGGAAATCATTGGCAAAACTATTGATGATGCCGCCGGCGAAGCTTTTGATAAAATAGGAAAGATTTTCGGACTTGATTATCCAGCCGGACCTATTGTGGACCGGCTTGCAAAAACTGGCGATGCCAATGCATTTAAATTCAATAAACCGCGCCTCGAAAATTACGACTACTCCTTTAGCGGAATTAAAACTTCTGTCCTGTATTTTATTCAGAAAGAGGTAAAGAAAAATCCCAGTTTCATCAAAGAAAATCTTGCAGATTTGTGTGCCTCGGTGCAGAAATCGATTGTTGAAATCCTGATGGATAAACTTGAAAAAGCAGCTAAAGAACTGAACATCTCCGAAGTTGCAATTGCTGGCGGTGTTTCTGCAAATTCCGGGCTGCGGGAAGCCATGAGAGCAAATATGGAAAAACTTGGCTGGAATATCTACATCCCAAAATTTGAATATACCACCGACAATGCCGCGATGATTGCGATGGTTGCCAAATTGAAATTCGACCGCGGTGAATTTTCAGACCTTTCGGTATCAGCTACTGCACGATATGATATTGAGGAAAGTTTTACCACAAAACCTGTTTGA